One region of Oreochromis aureus strain Israel breed Guangdong linkage group 19, ZZ_aureus, whole genome shotgun sequence genomic DNA includes:
- the ahi1 gene encoding jouberin isoform X2, with translation MPAGESEDRAKTRERFNEVFKKYTESEKKKLKKKSTETPETIVLQNLKKNLNLEKDTEDNETVLQNTYDPEEGSPHYTKNKRREREIAGKVNFNNNRNQDEIKTSKSKRKSKRDLPSPPTPEDIGSHIQEDANAPKPEIPLDPDDSVGGKAPKQKNKKGKSKGDTEAKEASQVEDTEDNLLHEYQQKIVKEEQRTSRRTRVKGEDESAVSQSVTLSNDVGKKKKKKMKSVVTDSDAGDQDEDTDLDAEVENETESKGKKKKKKKKHVVKEQSEAESEAPQKPVFDDNLVLGVYIHRTDRLKTDLMISHPMVKIHVVDEATGQYVKKEDCHRPVSSFYEQENVDHVLPIMTQPYDFKKNKSVIPEWQEQIIFNERFGYFVQQHDEGPKVILFFEILDFVTMEEARANIDVDKHDRGFRKIAWAFLKLVGTNGVLNIDSKLRLQLFCPPHRAKSQPKTVEVVEWWRKYPRTKYASTLYVTVKGIKLPEHVDPSIRSMMALQEERGSTSYSELQNEITKRSLTQPLDSKPPILRWSRLPGQICRIPNKPMLAFRGGQMGCFTVLFSHAGTILAAACADKDAFPVVVYEIPSGKVLAAFNGHLKIVYDLCWSRDDRSLLSASSDGTVREWNVERLQVTAQKVLPHPSFVYSARYHPTAQNLVVTGGYDCLIRVWRVDVGDVNGQLLQEFEGHSSFINTVCFDSEGRRMFSGDNMGLIIVWKTSVNDSRQRQQPCRHWCIERKIDESDLSGIPINMLQLHPNGRCLLIHAKDSVLRMMDLRILAVKKYTGAINYRERIYSTFTPCGNFIFSGSEDGMAYVWNTDTGDQVAVYSELCYPTALHGVSFHPYENMVAFCAFGQSQPVHVYLYDRKVSQMEVRSIKAASRSASEDIRTVINTPDPLALQDTSISAAMDQFAQATRLALKMQCVKEQLDSVLEPRQRSSASGFIYEQDKLSSTHTGRSFTSDVGTTGLNASLPPPSLPSPHSRLQLTGALAEQLIPQASLSTQPRGFSPVGHLLKGASSFRLQTTLLDSSGIHVETDSAPVQQVVVSLYDYKANRSDELTIRRGAAVILLLL, from the exons ATGCCAGCAG GTGAGAGTGAAGACCGGGCAAAAACCCGGGAAAGATTTAATGAGGTCTTCAAGAAGTACACTGAATCTGAGAAGAAAAagttgaaaaagaaaagcactgaAACACCAGAGACTATTGTG CTTcagaatctaaaaaaaaatctcaacctTGAGAAGGACACAGAAGACAATGAGACCGTCCTCCAGAACACATATGACCCAGAAGAGGGCAGCCCTCACTACACTAAGAATAAAAGAAGGGAGAGAGAAATAGCAGGGAAGGTTAATTTTAACAACAATAGAAACCAAGATGAGATTAAAACATcaaaatctaaaagaaaaagtaagAGGGACCTTCCCTCTCCTCCTACGCCCGAGGACATCGGAAGTCACATCCAAGAGGATGCAAATGCACCAAAGCCTGAAATTCCATTGGATCCAGATGATTCTGTAGGTGGAAAGGCCccaaagcagaaaaataaaaagggaaaaagcaAAGGAGATACAGAGGCTAAAGAAGCAAGCCAGGTGGAGGACACAGAAGATAATCTATTGCATGAATACCAGCAAAAGATAGTAAAGGAGGAGCAGAGGACTTCAAGGAGGACAAGGGTCAAAGGAGAAGATGAGAGTGCTGTCTCGCAAAGTGTTACGCTTAGCAATGATGtggggaagaagaaaaagaaaaagatgaaatcTGTAGTCACAGATTCAGATGCAGG GGATCAAGATGAAGATACAGACCTGGATGCTGAAGTGGAAAATGAAACAGAATCCaagggaaagaagaaaaagaagaagaaaaaacatg TTGTCAAAGAACAGAGTGAAGCGGAGTCAGAAGCACCTCAGAAACCAGTTTTTGATGACAACCTTGTTCTTGGAGTGTACATTCACAGAACAGACCGCCTCAAGACCGACTTGATGATTTCACACCCCATGGTGAAGATCCACGTCGTTGATGAAGCCACAGGGCAATATGTGAAGAAAGAAGACTG tcATCGCCCCGTATCCTCATTTTATGAACAGGAAAACGTTGACCACGTTCTCCCCATCATGACCCAGCCTTATGACTTCAAGAAGAACAAATCAGTCATCCCTGAGTGGCAGGAGCAGATCATCTTCAATGAACGTTTTGGCTACTTTGTTCAACAACATGACGAAGGCCCCAAAGTCATACTGTTCTTTGAA ATCCTTGATTTTGTGACTATGGAAGAAGCAAGAGCCAACATTGATGTTGACAAGCATGACCGAGGTTTCCGAAAGATTGCCTGGGCATTTCTGAAG CTTGTTGGCACAAATGGTGTGCTGAATATTGACAGTAAACTTCGTCTCCAGCTCTTTTGCCCTCCACATCGGGCAAAGAGCCAACCTAAAACAGTTGAGGTGGTTGAATGGTGGAGAAAGTACCCAAGAACCAAATATGCATCTACCCTTTATGTTACAGTAAAAGGCATTAAACTCCCTGAGCAT GTGGACCCTAGTATTCGGTCTATGATGGCACTGCAGGAGGAGAGAGGCAGCACCTCCTATAGTGAACTGCAGAATGAGATCACCAAGAGAAGTCTGACACAACCTCTAGACAGCAAACCTCCAATCCTGAGATGGAGCAGGCTGCCTGGTCAG ATCTGTCGAATTCCTAACAAGCCAATGCTGGCATTTCGTGGGGGTCAGATGGGCTGTTTCACAGTACTCTTTTCTCACGCTGGAACCATACTGGCTGCTGCTTGTGCTGACAAAGATGCGTTCCCTGTTGTAG TGTATGAGATTCCCTCTGGCAAGGTTTTGGCTGCCTTCAATGGTCACCTCAAAATAGTGTATGATCTCTGCTGGTCCAGAGATGACCGCAGCCTTTTGTCTGCCTCCTCTGATGGAACTGTCAG AGAGTGGAATGTAGAGAGGCTTCAAGTAACAGCCCAGAAGGTGCTCCCTCATCCATCGTTTGTGTACAGTGCTCGGTACCATCCTACAGCCCAGAACCTGGTGGTAACTGGGGGCTACGACTGCCTGATACGAGTGTGGAGAGTTGATGTCGGTGATGTGAATGGCCAGCTGCTGCAGGAGTTTGAGGGTCACAGCAGTTTCATTAACACAGTTTGCTTTGACTCCGAAG GTCGAAGAATGTTTTCTGGAGACAACATGGGCCTCATAATTGTGTGGAAAACCTCAGTAAATGACAGCAGGCAGCGGCAGCAGCCATGTCGCCACTGGTGTATAGAGAGG AAAATTGATGAGAGTGATCTCAGTGGTATCCCCATCAACATGCTGCAGCTCCATCCGAATGGGCGGTGCCTGCTCATACATGCCAAAGACAGTGTACTGAGGATGATGGATTTGAGAAT TCTGGCTGTAAAGAAATACACTGGAGCCATTAACTACAGAGAGAGGATTTACAGTACTTTTACACCATGTGGGAACTTCATCTTTTCTGGCAGTGAGGATGGGATGGCGTATGTCTGGAATACTGATACAG GTGATCAAGTTGCAGTATATTCAGAGCTTTGTTACCCCACGGCTCTCCACGGCGTGTCATTTCACCCCTACGAGAACATGGTAGCTTTCTGTGCCTTCGGTCAGAGCCAGCCTGTCCACGTGTACCTGTATGACCGCAaag TTTCCCAGATGGAGGTGCGCAGTATaaaagcagcaagcagatcagCTTCTGAAGATATCAGAACTGTTATAAACACACCTGACCCTCTAGCTTTGCAGGACACATCTATTTCTGCAGCCATGGATCAGTTTGCCCAAGCAACAAGACTTGCACTGAAAATGCAGTGTGTGAAGGAACAACTGGACTCAGTTCTG gaACCACGTCAAAGATCTTCTGCTTCTGGATTCATTTATGAGCAAG ATAAATTAAGCAGTACTCACACAGGCCGGAGCTTCACATCAGATGTTGGCACA
- the ahi1 gene encoding jouberin isoform X3: protein MPAGESEDRAKTRERFNEVFKKYTESEKKKLKKKSTETPETIVLQNLKKNLNLEKDTEDNETVLQNTYDPEEGSPHYTKNKRREREIAGKVNFNNNRNQDEIKTSKSKRKSKRDLPSPPTPEDIGSHIQEDANAPKPEIPLDPDDSVGGKAPKQKNKKGKSKGDTEAKEASQVEDTEDNLLHEYQQKIVKEEQRTSRRTRVKGEDESAVSQSVTLSNDVGKKKKKKMKSVVTDSDAGDQDEDTDLDAEVENETESKGKKKKKKKKHVVKEQSEAESEAPQKPVFDDNLVLGVYIHRTDRLKTDLMISHPMVKIHVVDEATGQYVKKEDCHRPVSSFYEQENVDHVLPIMTQPYDFKKNKSVIPEWQEQIIFNERFGYFVQQHDEGPKVILFFEILDFVTMEEARANIDVDKHDRGFRKIAWAFLKLVGTNGVLNIDSKLRLQLFCPPHRAKSQPKTVEVVEWWRKYPRTKYASTLYVTVKGIKLPEHVDPSIRSMMALQEERGSTSYSELQNEITKRSLTQPLDSKPPILRWSRLPGQICRIPNKPMLAFRGGQMGCFTVLFSHAGTILAAACADKDAFPVVVYEIPSGKVLAAFNGHLKIVYDLCWSRDDRSLLSASSDGTVREWNVERLQVTAQKVLPHPSFVYSARYHPTAQNLVVTGGYDCLIRVWRVDVGDVNGQLLQEFEGHSSFINTVCFDSEGRRMFSGDNMGLIIVWKTSVNDSRQRQQPCRHWCIERKIDESDLSGIPINMLQLHPNGRCLLIHAKDSVLRMMDLRILAVKKYTGAINYRERIYSTFTPCGNFIFSGSEDGMAYVWNTDTGDQVAVYSELCYPTALHGVSFHPYENMVAFCAFGQSQPVHVYLYDRKVSQMEVRSIKAASRSASEDIRTVINTPDPLALQDTSISAAMDQFAQATRLALKMQCVKEQLDSVLEPRQRSSASGFIYEQDKLSSTHTGRSFTSDVGTTGLNASLPPPSLPSPHSRLQLTGALAEQLIPQASLSTQPRKWLFSVNHTVICL, encoded by the exons ATGCCAGCAG GTGAGAGTGAAGACCGGGCAAAAACCCGGGAAAGATTTAATGAGGTCTTCAAGAAGTACACTGAATCTGAGAAGAAAAagttgaaaaagaaaagcactgaAACACCAGAGACTATTGTG CTTcagaatctaaaaaaaaatctcaacctTGAGAAGGACACAGAAGACAATGAGACCGTCCTCCAGAACACATATGACCCAGAAGAGGGCAGCCCTCACTACACTAAGAATAAAAGAAGGGAGAGAGAAATAGCAGGGAAGGTTAATTTTAACAACAATAGAAACCAAGATGAGATTAAAACATcaaaatctaaaagaaaaagtaagAGGGACCTTCCCTCTCCTCCTACGCCCGAGGACATCGGAAGTCACATCCAAGAGGATGCAAATGCACCAAAGCCTGAAATTCCATTGGATCCAGATGATTCTGTAGGTGGAAAGGCCccaaagcagaaaaataaaaagggaaaaagcaAAGGAGATACAGAGGCTAAAGAAGCAAGCCAGGTGGAGGACACAGAAGATAATCTATTGCATGAATACCAGCAAAAGATAGTAAAGGAGGAGCAGAGGACTTCAAGGAGGACAAGGGTCAAAGGAGAAGATGAGAGTGCTGTCTCGCAAAGTGTTACGCTTAGCAATGATGtggggaagaagaaaaagaaaaagatgaaatcTGTAGTCACAGATTCAGATGCAGG GGATCAAGATGAAGATACAGACCTGGATGCTGAAGTGGAAAATGAAACAGAATCCaagggaaagaagaaaaagaagaagaaaaaacatg TTGTCAAAGAACAGAGTGAAGCGGAGTCAGAAGCACCTCAGAAACCAGTTTTTGATGACAACCTTGTTCTTGGAGTGTACATTCACAGAACAGACCGCCTCAAGACCGACTTGATGATTTCACACCCCATGGTGAAGATCCACGTCGTTGATGAAGCCACAGGGCAATATGTGAAGAAAGAAGACTG tcATCGCCCCGTATCCTCATTTTATGAACAGGAAAACGTTGACCACGTTCTCCCCATCATGACCCAGCCTTATGACTTCAAGAAGAACAAATCAGTCATCCCTGAGTGGCAGGAGCAGATCATCTTCAATGAACGTTTTGGCTACTTTGTTCAACAACATGACGAAGGCCCCAAAGTCATACTGTTCTTTGAA ATCCTTGATTTTGTGACTATGGAAGAAGCAAGAGCCAACATTGATGTTGACAAGCATGACCGAGGTTTCCGAAAGATTGCCTGGGCATTTCTGAAG CTTGTTGGCACAAATGGTGTGCTGAATATTGACAGTAAACTTCGTCTCCAGCTCTTTTGCCCTCCACATCGGGCAAAGAGCCAACCTAAAACAGTTGAGGTGGTTGAATGGTGGAGAAAGTACCCAAGAACCAAATATGCATCTACCCTTTATGTTACAGTAAAAGGCATTAAACTCCCTGAGCAT GTGGACCCTAGTATTCGGTCTATGATGGCACTGCAGGAGGAGAGAGGCAGCACCTCCTATAGTGAACTGCAGAATGAGATCACCAAGAGAAGTCTGACACAACCTCTAGACAGCAAACCTCCAATCCTGAGATGGAGCAGGCTGCCTGGTCAG ATCTGTCGAATTCCTAACAAGCCAATGCTGGCATTTCGTGGGGGTCAGATGGGCTGTTTCACAGTACTCTTTTCTCACGCTGGAACCATACTGGCTGCTGCTTGTGCTGACAAAGATGCGTTCCCTGTTGTAG TGTATGAGATTCCCTCTGGCAAGGTTTTGGCTGCCTTCAATGGTCACCTCAAAATAGTGTATGATCTCTGCTGGTCCAGAGATGACCGCAGCCTTTTGTCTGCCTCCTCTGATGGAACTGTCAG AGAGTGGAATGTAGAGAGGCTTCAAGTAACAGCCCAGAAGGTGCTCCCTCATCCATCGTTTGTGTACAGTGCTCGGTACCATCCTACAGCCCAGAACCTGGTGGTAACTGGGGGCTACGACTGCCTGATACGAGTGTGGAGAGTTGATGTCGGTGATGTGAATGGCCAGCTGCTGCAGGAGTTTGAGGGTCACAGCAGTTTCATTAACACAGTTTGCTTTGACTCCGAAG GTCGAAGAATGTTTTCTGGAGACAACATGGGCCTCATAATTGTGTGGAAAACCTCAGTAAATGACAGCAGGCAGCGGCAGCAGCCATGTCGCCACTGGTGTATAGAGAGG AAAATTGATGAGAGTGATCTCAGTGGTATCCCCATCAACATGCTGCAGCTCCATCCGAATGGGCGGTGCCTGCTCATACATGCCAAAGACAGTGTACTGAGGATGATGGATTTGAGAAT TCTGGCTGTAAAGAAATACACTGGAGCCATTAACTACAGAGAGAGGATTTACAGTACTTTTACACCATGTGGGAACTTCATCTTTTCTGGCAGTGAGGATGGGATGGCGTATGTCTGGAATACTGATACAG GTGATCAAGTTGCAGTATATTCAGAGCTTTGTTACCCCACGGCTCTCCACGGCGTGTCATTTCACCCCTACGAGAACATGGTAGCTTTCTGTGCCTTCGGTCAGAGCCAGCCTGTCCACGTGTACCTGTATGACCGCAaag TTTCCCAGATGGAGGTGCGCAGTATaaaagcagcaagcagatcagCTTCTGAAGATATCAGAACTGTTATAAACACACCTGACCCTCTAGCTTTGCAGGACACATCTATTTCTGCAGCCATGGATCAGTTTGCCCAAGCAACAAGACTTGCACTGAAAATGCAGTGTGTGAAGGAACAACTGGACTCAGTTCTG gaACCACGTCAAAGATCTTCTGCTTCTGGATTCATTTATGAGCAAG ATAAATTAAGCAGTACTCACACAGGCCGGAGCTTCACATCAGATGTTGGCACA
- the LOC116318099 gene encoding vacuolar protein 8-like: protein MASGFCDTCSRLLKEFADHLRSAWRELELKIKEAFREIGRCNCFRISSERKKAFDLPSLRLNCDNETQLLSQESLQTLNKLATSENTDLQMTSAMYYLHLSHHLNCPLPDAFMEPIMALLLSSDLDVQKTVSLALVNLLVKNNVCKELVIEMGMLVPIIELFRSGDPTAQCHSCACVAMLASSESNRDSLMVDGIIPLLALAKSFDPKVQRNATWALLHLTQSDWSTRMLCQAGAIPVLLLLLQSSDSEVQFYSCTALCNIAAIQEHHPRLLRIGGHYLSRSLLTLMSSPVKKNSAQACRCLQTLSKNVLIQDQLMELDCVLPLKALLKTSTSVWIESAITLLSTLSAHPSNTDILVSEGLLEEIGQVLHHPRSNSVIVTYSCKIITDLCTSHVGEQAVMESLCLSGLLCALVSNTLSDETLLHVTSCLHHLMACDLLRTKLSATITSEQVSGLVKLSEQIRNSQLAYNSAAVISKLEMTEEMIRLLKPHYTSISKYLLGFLKKKDVKFQQLGIVTIFNLKKDGDFSSLLTNSELKVQLLKVHAQTEETRQLLQMIQPLSPSPVNS, encoded by the exons ATGGCTTCAGGGTTTTGTGACACCTGCTCGCGGTTGTTGAAGGAATTTGCGGATCATTTGAGGAGCGCTTGGAGAGAGCTGGAGCTCAAGATAAAGGAAGCTTTCAGAGAGATTGGACGGTGCAACTGCTTTAGGATTTCATCCGAGAGAAAGAAGGCTTTTGATTTGCCTTCCTTACGCCTCAACTGTG ACAATGAAACTCAACTTCTCAGCCAGGAAAGTCTGCAAACACTGAACAAACTTGCAACCTCAGAAAACACTGATCTACAAATGACTTCAGCCATGTATTATCTACACCTCAGTCATCATC TGAACTGTCCATTACCAGATGCCTTCATGGAGCCCATCATGGCTCTACTTTTATCATCTGATCTTGATGTTCAAAAGACTGTCTCTCTCGCCCTTGTAAATCTGTTAGTAAAGAATAATG TGTGTAAAGAATTGGTGATAGAAATGGGGATGCTGGTGCCCATAATTGAGTTGTTCCGGTCAGGTGATCCCACTGCTCAGTGTCACTCCTGTGCCTGTGTTGCCATGTTGGCCTCCTCAG AGTCAAATCGAGATTCTTTGATGGTCGATGGAATCATACCGCTCTTGGCTTTAGCAAAATCTTTTGATCCAAAGGTCCAACGGAATGCAACTTGGGCTCTATTACACCTCACGCAGTCAG ATTGGTCAACAAGGATGTTATGCCAAGCAGGAGCGATTCCTGTTTTGCTTCTTCTCCTACAGTCCTCAGATTCAGAGGTTCAGTTTTATAGCTGCACTGCTCTTTGCAACATTGCTGCTATCCAGGAGCATCACCCAAGATTGCTCAGAATTGGGGGTCACTATTTATCAAGGTCTCTTTTGACTCTTATGTCTTCACCTGTGAAAAAG AATTCAGCCCAAGCGTGCCGGTGCCTGCAGACTCTTTCAAAGAATG TTCTCATTCAGGACCAGCTGATGGAGCTTGACTGCGTGTTGCCTCTGAAGGCGCTGTTAAAAACCTCTACTTCAGTGTGGATTGAATCGGCCATAACACTACTGTCTACACTGTCGGCACACCCGTCTAACACC GACATCCTGGTAAGTGAAGGACTATTGGAGGAAATTGGTCAGGTGCTTCATCATCCCAGATCAAACTCTGTTATAGTCACATACAGCTGCAAGATAATCACTGATCTGTGCACTTCCCACGTCGGTGAGCAG GCTGTGATGGAAAGTCTGTGCTTATCAGGACTCCTCTGTGCACTTGTATCTAACACCCTGTCAGATGAGACATTGCTTCATGTGACATCATGCTTGCATCACCTGATGGCCTGCG ATCTACTCCGGACAAAGTTGTCAGCAACCATAACATCAGAACAAGTTTCAGGCTTAGTGAAGCTGTCAGAACAAATCAGAAATTCCCAGCTGGCCTACAACTCTGCAGCTGTCATAAGCAAATTAGAAATGACTG AAGAGATGATCCGTTTGTTGAAGCCACACTACACTTCCATATCCAAGTACCTGTTGGGATTCCTCAAAAAGAAAGATGTTAAATTCCAGCAGCTTGGCATAGTTACCATATTTAACCTCAAGAAAG ATGGAGACTTTTCATCTCTGTTGACTAACAGTGAGCTAAAGGTTCAGCTGTTGAAGGTGCATGCACAGACAGAGGAAACTAGACAGCTGCTTCAAATGATTCAGCCCCTTTCTCCATCTCCTGTCAACTCTTGA